TTGTAGTAGCAGTCATCGTTTTAGGGTGGACTTACCTCATTGTCATGAAAGAAATTCTCCCTAAAAATATAGGATTTATTTCATTAGTAATTCTATCAATAGTTCTTTATTTTGTAGGTAAAAGGTTGAATGGAAAACATAGCAGATAAAAAAACGGCTATACTCTAAGTAGCCGTTTTTTATGTGCAATAATTCATTTACATTAACTTCCAAATATGAGAAAATAGCATGTTGGCAAAATTGCCACACGTGGTTCATTCATACCATCCCACGTAAAAAAACTAGGAGGAAAAATAATGAAAATGAAAATTTTGACGGTGAATGCAATTATTGCCGCACTGTATGTAGTGCTTGGGATGATTGTTGCACCAATTGGGTTTATGGCATTACAATTTAGAATACCAGAAATCTTTAATCATCTAATCGTCTTTAATAAAAAATATTTTTGGGGTATTATCGTAGGTGTTTTTATTACGAATTTATTCTTTTCTGGATTAGGGTGGATTGATTTAGTTTTTGGCGTAGCACAATCGGCTATCTCGCTTTTACTAATGATTGGAATTTCTAAATACGTTAAAGGAATTATTCCGCGGATGATTATTAATACGATTCTCTTCTCGCTAACGATGGCGATTATCGCATGGGA
The sequence above is drawn from the Listeria monocytogenes genome and encodes:
- a CDS encoding QueT transporter family protein, whose translation is MKMKILTVNAIIAALYVVLGMIVAPIGFMALQFRIPEIFNHLIVFNKKYFWGIIVGVFITNLFFSGLGWIDLVFGVAQSAISLLLMIGISKYVKGIIPRMIINTILFSLTMAIIAWELVIVFDLPFLITWATTAASEFIVMGVGIPLMYLLNKRLNFRKMID